A window of the Lactuca sativa cultivar Salinas chromosome 5, Lsat_Salinas_v11, whole genome shotgun sequence genome harbors these coding sequences:
- the LOC111885844 gene encoding uncharacterized protein LOC111885844, whose protein sequence is MAAVGYDYEDGMPSSADGGLSYDPSFVPDPVKSFVVHLYRHIREKNVYEIHQMYETSFHTLSDRMFKDTPWPSVEAVAQYVDNDHVFCLLYREMWYRHLYARLSPTLKQRIDSWDNYCSLFQVVLHGVVNMQLPNQWLWDMVDEFVYQFQSFCQYRAKMKNKTEQEIALLRQHDQAWNVYGVLNFLQALMEKSSIIQILEQEKEGLEQFTATDGYDYNGGSNVLKVLGYFSMVGLLRVHCLLGDYQTGLKCLLPIDISQQGVYTSVIGSHITTIYHYGFANLMLRRYVEAIREFNKILLYIYKTKQYHQKSPQYEQILKKNEQMYALLTISLSLCPQVKLVDETVNSQLREKYGEKMSRMQRYDDESFALYDELFSYACPKFITPSAPSYEEPLVNYNQDAYRLQLKLFLYEVKQQQQLSVVRTFLKVYSTISLEKLASYMEVDESTLRTILMTYKHKTHSVGADGKTISNADIDFYIDDDLIHVVESKTPKRYGDYFLRQIVKLEAVIGDMDRVKLE, encoded by the exons ATGGCGGCCGTCGGTTACGACTACGAAGATGGAATGCCGTCCTCCGCCGATGGAGGTTTGTCTTACGACCCTTCTTTCGTCCCCGACCCCGTCAAATCATTCGTCGTCCATCTCTACCGTCACATCCGGGAGAAAAACGTCTATGAGATCCATCAGATGTACGAGACTTCATTCCATACGCTAAGCGACCGTATGTTCAAGGATACCCCTTGGCCTTCCGTTGAAGCCGTTGCTCAGTACGTTGATAACGACCATGTGTTCTGCTTGCTTTACCGCGAGATGTGGTATCGCCACCTGTATGCTAGGTTATCTCCAACTCTCAAGCAGAGGATTGATTCTTGGGATAATTACTGCAGTCTGTTTCAG GTGGTGTTACACGGTGTGGTGAACATGCAACTACCTAATCAGTGGTTGTGGGACATGGTGGATGAGTTTGTATATCAATTTCAGTCATTCTGTCAGTATCGTGCCAAAATGAAGAACAAAACTGAGCAGGAAATTGCACTACTGAGACAACATGATCAG GCATGGAATGTGTATGGGGTTCTCAATTTCTTGCAAGCATTGATGGAGAAATCTTCGATCATTCAGATTCTTGAGCAGGAAAAAGAAGGTCTTGAACAGTTCACAGCTACAGATGGATATGATTATAATGGTGGAAGTAATGTTTTGAAGGTGTTGGGTTACTTCAGCATGGTTGGATTGTTAAGAGTTCATTGTTTATTGGGAGATTATCAAACTGGATTGAAGTGTTTACTTCCTATTGACATAAGCCAACAAGGTGTTTACACTAGTGTCATTGGAAGTCACATCACAACCATCTATCATTATGGGTTTGCCAATCTTATGTTACGAAG GTATGTAGAGGCCATACGTGAATTCAACAAAATTCTTTTATACATCTACAAAACTAAGCAGTATCACCAGAAATCTCCACAATATGAGCAAATTCTAAAGAAGAATGAGCAGATGTATGCTCTGTTaacaatctccctctctctttgTCCCCAAGTCAAACTTGTTGATGAAACAGTCAACTCTCAACTGAGGGAGAAATATGGTGAAAAAATGTCGAGAATGCAACGATATGATGATGAATCATTTGCACTCTATGATGAGCTTTTCTCATATGCATGTCCCAAATTCATCACACCTTCTGCACCAAGCTATGAAGAGCCACTTGTAAACTACAACCAG GATGCATATAGGCTTCAGTTAAAGCTCTTCCTTTATGAAGTAAAACAGCAGCAACAACTGTCAGTTGTGAGGACTTTCTTGAAAGTCTATTCAACTATTTCTCTTGAGAAGCTTGCATCCTACATGGAAGTAGATGAATCCACTTTAAG GACAATCTTGATGACATACAAGCACAAAACACATTCTGTTGGTGCTGATGGAAAAACTATATCCAATGCTGACATCGATTTCTACATTGATGAT GATTTGATTCATGTGGTTGAATCCAAGACACCCAAACGATATGGTGATTACTTCTTGCGCCAAATTGTTAAG CTTGAAGCAGTGATTGGTGACATGGATAGAGTAAAGCTGGAATGA
- the LOC111885869 gene encoding aspartate aminotransferase, cytoplasmic, whose product MNSSSADRRLYMLSRHLAGAIGNEGSGISSSPTSAGNSVFANVVRAPEDPILGVTVAYNKDPSPIKLNLGVGAYRTEEGKPLVLNVVRKAEQLLVNDRSRVKEYLPIIGLADFNKLSAKLILGSDSPAIQGNRVTTVQCLSGTGSLRVGAEFLSRHYYQRTIYIPNPTWGNHTKIFTLAGLTVKTYRYYDPVTRGLNIQGLLEDLSSAPSGAIVLLHACAHNPTGVDPTLEQWEQIRQLIRSKSLLPFFDSAYQGFASGSLDKDAQSVRMFVGDGGECFIAQSYAKNMGLYGERVGALSIVCRSADVASKVESQLKLVIRPMYSSPPIHGASIVATILKDRKLYDEWTLELKAMADRIITMRKQLFDALSARGTPGDWSHIIKQIGMFTFTGLNTKQVTFMTKEFHIYMTSDGRISMAGLSSRTVPHLADAIHAAVTTVG is encoded by the exons ATGAACTCCTCGTCGGCCGATCGGAGGTTGTATATGCTTTCACGTCACCTCGCCGGCGCGATTGGTAATGAAGGTAGCGGTAtctcttcttctccaacttctgCCGGAAATTCTGTATTCGCTAACGTAGTTCGTGCTCCCGAAGATCCGATTCTCGGG GTTACTGTTGCATATAACAAAGACCCAAGCCCTATCAAGCTAAATTTAGGTGTTGGTGCTTATCGTACAGAG GAAGGAAAACCTCTGGTCTTAAATGTCGTGAGAAAAGCAGAACAGCTACTTGTTAATGACAGGTCTCGAGTCAAGGAATATCTCCCCATTATTGGATTGGCAGATTTCAACAAATTAAGTGCAAAACTTATACTCGGATCTGACAG TCCTGCTATTCAGGGAAACCGGGTGACAACAGTACAGTGTTTGTCAGGTACTGGGTCATTGCGAGTTGGAGCTGAGTTTCTGTCCAGACACTATTACCAA CGTACTATATATATACCCAATCCAACATggggaaaccatacaaaaatattCACTCTTGCTGGTTTGACTGTGAAAACATATCGCTACTATGATCCTGTAACACGTGGATTGAACATCCAAG GCTTACTAGAAGACCTGAGTTCTGCTCCATCTGGAGCAATTGTCCTTCTACATGCCTGTGCTCATAATCCAACTGGTGTTGATCCAACACTTGAACAATGGGAGCAAATAAGACAACTGATTAGATCCAAAAGTCTCTTACCATTTTTTGATAGCGCATATCAG ggttttgcaagTGGAAGTCTGGATAAGGATGCTCAATCAGTTCGCATGTTTGTTGGTGATGGTGGGGAATGTTTTATAGCTCAAAGTTATGCTAAAAACATGGGGCTTTATGGGGAAAGAGTTGGTGCTTTGAGCATT GTTTGTAGGAGTGCTGACGTGGCAAGTAAGGTAGAAAGCCAGTTAAAACTTGTGATAAGGCCCATGTACTCAAGTCCACCTATCCATGGTGCTTCAATTGTCGCTACCATTCTCAAAGACAG AaagttgtatgatgaatggaCCCTTGAATTGAAGGCAATGGCTGATCGTATTATTACCATGCGCAAACAGCTTTTTGATGCTTTATCTGCTAGAG GGACACCTGGGGATTGGAGCCACATTATAAAGCAAATCGGGATGTTTACATTCACAGGGCTTAATACAAAGCAAGTCACCTTCATGACAAAAGAATTCCACATCTACATGACATCTGATGG GCGCATTAGCATGGCGGGTTTAAGCTCAAGGACTGTTCCTCACCTTGCAGATGCGATACATGCTGCTGTAACAACTGTTGGTTAA
- the LOC111885845 gene encoding transcription factor MYB3R-4: MESDPINTVSSSDGISQGLQKIRDIHGRTTGPTRRSTKGQWTPEEDDILCQAVQRFKGKNWKKIAECFKDRTDVQCLHRWQKVLNPELVKGPWSKEEDEELLQLVEQYGPKKWSTIAQQLPGRIGKQCRERWHNHLNPAINKEAWTQEEELMLIKAHQSYGNKWAELTKFLPGRTDNAIKNHWNSSVKKKLESYLASGLLTQFQGLPCVTHTNHSTPTSSRTQQCSGDNNNSIHKDFEEISECSQPSTLVRCSSQSHHDMANEMVVDDDMAADMADTIVLYTTDDPQENLNHGNEEGQPSSNEFQIQSTMLRTESELENPDSVLREDPELPTSDSVLRQEPELRNPDLIVRVESESDFLQCIDVDQNNDVGFDMDPHPHEGSSDSLFYQQPNSGIPDSDASNPESYYSLLMGTASDQFNALSVGNQEFTGLIYNSGIPDSTDSHFINDQDNVGAQEEVNGTQIHPSVDDNSGFQENVTQTHPSNDESHVLQTEMNPGFLSYEPPQFPSSDIPFFSCDLIQSGGELHHEYSPLGIRQLMMTSSMSCFSPCRLWDSPSRDDPPEVVLKNAAKTFMCTPSIMKKRNRELLSPLSEKRCGKKVECVSILNMAKDKENLNPHDELSAQKEGNKNTNTTPKVENPSGGGGGVVEQNLDDLLFSPDKFANKLYTTPKGPRAARTTPGRMSSKRNNKGGGGSRFGASSVQLQSCPSSSEPLEVTVDDAVVENSGIFGETPFRKSLESPSAWKSPWFSFVPGPRVDTDITVEDMGYFTSPGERSYDALGLMKQLSEHTASAYANAREVLGDETPDSILKKRFSEKGEKTRQESNLPSERRVLDFSECGSPRKGGGGGGGGGVSLTSPSSYLLKSCR; the protein is encoded by the exons ATGGAAAGTGATCCGATCAACACAGTTTCTTCTTCTGATGGAATTAGCCAGGGACTTCAAAAAATTCGAGATATACATGG GAGGACAACTGGCCCTACAAGGCGTTCAACAAAGGGGCAATGGACCCCAGAAGAG GATGATATTTTGTGTCAAGCTGTTCAGCGGTTCAAAGGCAAAAACTGGAAAAAGATAG CCGAATGCTTCAAGGATCGAACTGATGTCCAATGCTTACATCGGTGGCAGAAAGTTTTAAATCCAGAACTTGTTAAAGGCCCTTGGTCAAAAGAG GAAGATGAAGAATTACTTCAACTAGTAGAGCAATATGGACCCAAAAAATGGTCAACCATTGCACAACAGTTACCTGGTCGCATTGGTAAGCAGTGTCGTGAGAG GTGGCATAATCATCTGAATCCTGCCATAAACAAGGAGGCTTGGACTCAAGAAGAGGAGTTGATGTTGATTAAAGCCCATCAATCTTATGGAAATAAATGGGCTGAGCTCACTAAGTTCTTGCCTGGGAG GACAGATAATGCTATCAAGAATCATTGGAACAGTTCAGTTAAAAAGAAACTGGAATCCTACCTGGCATCAGGCTTGCTTACACAGTTCCAAGGTCTGCCATGTGTCACTCATACAAATCACTCAACTCCTACTTCATCAAGAACACAACAATGTAGTGGAGACAATAATAATAGCATTCATAAAGATTTTGAGGAAATCTCTGAATGCAGCCAACCCTCAACTTTAGTCAGATGTTCATCACAGTCTCATCATGACATGGCAAACGAAATGGTGGTAGATGATGACATGGCAGCTGACATGGCAGACACAATCGTTCTATACACCACAGACGATCCCCAAGAAAATTTGAATCATGGGAATGAAGAAGGGCAGCCTTCCTCCAATGAATTCCAAATTCAGAGTACAATGTTGAGGACGGAATCGGAATTGGAAAACCCGGATTCAGTTTTGAGAGAGGACCCGGAATTGCCAACTTCGGATTCAGTTTTGAGACAGGAACCGGAATTGCGAAACCCGGATTTGATTGTGAGGGTGGAATCGGAATCAGATTTCTTGCAGTGTATAGATGTTGATCAGAACAATGATGTTGGTTTTGATATGGATCCACACCCACATGAAGGATCATCCGATTCCTTATTTTATCAACAACCCAACTCCGGAATCCCTGATTCTGACGCTTCAAATCCAGAATCATATTATTCTCTCTTGATGGGGACTGCATCTGATCAATTTAACGCTCTTTCTGTTGGAAACCAAGAATTCACTGGACTTATTTACAACTCCGGAATCCCTGATTCCACCGATTCTCATTTCATTAACGATCAAGATAATGTAGGGGCACAAGAAGAAGTAAATGGCACTCAAATTCATCCATCAGTTGATGACAACAGTGGTTTTCAAGAAAACGTTACTCAAACCCATCCATCAAATGACGAATCCCATGTTTTACAAACAGAAATGAATCCAGGATTCCTATCTTATGAGCCACCACAGTTTCCATCATCAGACATTCCGTTTTTTAGCTGTGATTTGATACAATCTGGTGGAGAATTACATCATGAATATAGTCCACTTGGTATTCGTCAACTTATGATGACATCATCAATGAGCTGTTTCAGTCCATGTAGATTATGGGACTCCCCTTCACGCGATGACCCTCCTGAGGTGGTGTTGAAAAATGCTGCCAAGACTTTTATGTGTACACCATCGATTATGAAAAAGAGAAATCGGGAATTGTTGTCACCTTTATCTGAAAAAAGATGTGGGAAAAAGGTGGAATGTGTCTCCATTCTTAACATGGCTAAAGATAAAGAAAATTTGAATCCACATGATGAATTATCAGCTCAAAAAGAGGGGAACAAAAACACAAACACAACACCAAAA GTTGAAAATCCaagtggaggaggaggaggagttgTTGAACAGAATTTAGATGATTTATTATTTTCTCCTGATAAATTTGCAAACAAGTTATATACTACACCTAAGGGCCCACGTGCTGCTAGAACAACACCTGGAAGAATGAGCTCAAAGAGAAACAACAAGGGGGGAGGTGGAAGTCGGTTTGGTGCATCCTCTGTACAATTACAATCTTGCCCTTCATCCTCAGAACCTCTTGAAGTTACTGTTGATGATGCCGTGGTTGAAAACTCCGGAAT ATTTGGGGAAACTCCATTTAGGAAAAGTTTGGAATCACCTTCTGCATGGAAGTCACCTTGGTTCTCTTTTGTGCCTGGTCCAAGAGTTGATACAGATATTACAGTTGAG GATATGGGTTACTTTACGAGTCCGGGTGAAAGAAGCTATGATGCTCTTGGGTTAATGAAACAGTTAAGTGAACATACAGCTTCAGCATATGCAAATGCTCGGGAGGTTTTGGGAGATGAAACTCCTGATTCCATTCTAAAGAAAAGATTCTCAGAAAAAGGCGAAAAGACTCGACAAGAATCAAATCTTCCA AGTGAAAGAAGGGTGTTGGATTTTAGTGAATGTGGGAGTCCAAGgaagggtggtggtggtggtggtggtggtggtgtaagTTTGACAAGCCCATCTTCCTACCTCTTGAAAAGTTGCAGGTAG